The uncultured Cohaesibacter sp. genome window below encodes:
- a CDS encoding NEW3 domain-containing protein: MESLAKCARLALFGAVLAATPILTSNAFAEAFTQPVSGPAIHGFWLTADHPDVAVSAGKTVSIPLSLLNALDQPVRTKLDVKGLPDGWTYSIKAGGSEVASAMPLPNEIDNLTLMVVPPKDAKKQVYDFEVDAVANGDQFKLPLSVAIADIPLGDTTLVPELPALHGTVNTSFEYKMKLTNGSNHDILFNLGADAPDGFNATFKKGYGTEEITGIPVKAGATESVSMTIKLNHNVSEGDYPIEISAVAGPDDPAAKAKVSLKVSGSPRLALSGPNERLSGQATAGTETTFPFVLVNNGTAAASKVKLSATSPSDWKVSFDPKELDKLEAGKTQNVNVKIQPSSKAIAGDYMVQIRANGDDGVSKEVDYRVTVETSTMWGIIGVAIIAIAVIVLLGAIFRYGRR, translated from the coding sequence ATGGAATCTCTCGCTAAATGCGCTCGACTGGCGCTGTTCGGGGCCGTTTTGGCCGCTACCCCCATTCTGACTTCCAACGCCTTTGCCGAGGCCTTTACCCAGCCCGTAAGCGGCCCGGCCATTCATGGCTTCTGGCTGACGGCAGATCATCCCGATGTTGCCGTTTCGGCGGGCAAGACCGTTTCCATTCCGCTGTCGCTGCTCAATGCCCTCGACCAGCCGGTGCGCACCAAGCTTGACGTCAAGGGCTTGCCTGATGGCTGGACCTATTCCATCAAGGCTGGCGGCTCCGAAGTTGCCTCGGCGATGCCATTGCCCAATGAAATCGACAATCTGACCCTGATGGTGGTGCCACCCAAGGATGCCAAGAAGCAGGTCTATGACTTCGAGGTGGATGCGGTTGCCAACGGGGACCAGTTCAAGCTGCCGCTCAGCGTGGCGATTGCCGACATTCCACTCGGTGATACGACCCTTGTGCCGGAGCTGCCCGCATTGCACGGGACGGTCAACACCAGCTTCGAATACAAGATGAAACTGACCAACGGCTCCAACCACGACATCCTGTTCAACCTTGGGGCCGATGCGCCGGACGGCTTCAATGCCACCTTCAAGAAGGGTTATGGCACAGAGGAAATCACCGGCATTCCGGTCAAGGCCGGGGCTACCGAATCAGTTTCGATGACCATCAAGCTCAACCACAATGTCTCCGAGGGTGACTATCCGATCGAGATTTCCGCTGTTGCCGGACCGGATGATCCTGCTGCCAAGGCCAAGGTCAGCCTTAAGGTCAGTGGCTCGCCGCGGCTCGCTCTCAGCGGTCCGAATGAACGGCTGAGCGGCCAGGCCACCGCCGGCACAGAAACCACCTTCCCGTTCGTGCTGGTCAACAACGGCACGGCAGCGGCCAGCAAGGTCAAGCTCAGCGCCACCTCGCCAAGCGACTGGAAGGTCAGCTTTGATCCCAAGGAACTGGACAAGCTGGAAGCGGGCAAGACCCAGAATGTCAATGTCAAGATCCAGCCATCCAGCAAGGCCATTGCCGGTGACTATATGGTTCAGATCCGGGCCAACGGCGACGACGGGGTCTCCAAGGAGGTCGACTATCGCGTGACCGTTGAAACCTCAACCATGTGGGGCATCATCGGTGTGGCCATCATCGCCATCGCCGTCATCGTTCTGCTGGGTGCCATCTTCCGGTACGGTCGCAGATGA
- a CDS encoding DUF2301 domain-containing membrane protein — protein sequence MADPHIKPEMDWLDYLSVCVYRMGFVLAAPSVLLLPWDTVYPAQKMCFVAAIMCASCLHIYMKPFRLLLQAATWGGLGCALFGFELFGLGGAFITLGGLCYKEYFCFRVPGLPLQPLFLAGLWFALALGILPFAQILAAIAALLFLIVSIAKWRMPLHFDIGDKSKYVV from the coding sequence TTGGCAGACCCGCATATCAAGCCTGAAATGGACTGGCTCGACTATCTCTCCGTTTGTGTCTACAGAATGGGCTTTGTGCTGGCGGCTCCCTCGGTACTGCTGCTGCCATGGGACACGGTCTATCCGGCCCAGAAAATGTGCTTTGTGGCGGCCATCATGTGTGCGTCCTGCCTGCATATCTACATGAAGCCGTTTCGTCTGCTGTTGCAGGCGGCAACCTGGGGCGGGCTTGGCTGCGCATTGTTCGGGTTCGAGCTGTTCGGGCTTGGCGGGGCGTTCATCACCCTCGGTGGCCTTTGCTACAAGGAATATTTCTGCTTCCGAGTGCCTGGTCTGCCGCTGCAGCCGTTGTTTCTGGCGGGGCTGTGGTTTGCGTTGGCCCTCGGGATCCTGCCATTTGCGCAAATCTTGGCGGCCATAGCGGCACTGCTGTTCCTGATCGTCAGCATTGCGAAATGGCGGATGCCGCTGCATTTCGACATTGGCGACAAGAGCAAATATGTGGTGTAG
- a CDS encoding ABC transporter ATP-binding protein: MSAIEIAGLYKSFGQTEVLRDISLSIRSGEFVAVLGPSGCGKTTLLRTLAGFEKLDGGEIHVDGRLLSGKDVHLSPEERNIGVVFQNYALWPHMSVEQNVSYSLKVKGMSRPDRTRRTREVLELVGLDTLSTRRPADLSGGQRQRVALARCLAMQAGVVLLDEPLANLDVHLRATLEEEFSRFHRRSGATMFYITHDQSEALALADRVAVMDKGRIAQFATPSTLYLEPTNEMVAGFIGEGKLMDVSNLTPGNDGRAHAHLFGQPIRLRCAEDARARPEARISFHPSDLSLADAGAGIPATVKRITYRGDHLRAEVAPDPAPDISLTLNVMPPFCIEQGQHVSIALNDGWVLPDPHFA, encoded by the coding sequence ATGAGCGCTATTGAAATTGCGGGCCTTTACAAATCATTCGGACAGACAGAGGTGCTCAGAGACATCTCTCTGTCGATCAGGTCCGGTGAATTCGTTGCCGTCCTCGGCCCTTCCGGCTGTGGCAAGACCACCCTGTTGCGGACGCTGGCAGGGTTTGAAAAACTGGATGGCGGCGAGATCCATGTGGATGGCCGCCTGCTCTCCGGCAAGGATGTGCACCTCTCACCGGAGGAACGCAACATCGGCGTGGTGTTCCAGAATTATGCCCTCTGGCCGCACATGAGCGTCGAGCAGAATGTCTCCTACAGCCTCAAGGTCAAGGGCATGTCCCGTCCGGATCGCACCCGCCGCACCAGAGAGGTCCTCGAACTGGTTGGCCTTGATACCCTTTCTACCCGTCGCCCTGCCGACCTCTCAGGCGGGCAGCGCCAGCGGGTGGCTCTTGCCCGCTGCCTTGCCATGCAGGCCGGTGTCGTGCTGCTGGACGAACCGCTCGCCAACCTTGATGTGCATCTGCGGGCAACACTGGAAGAGGAATTTTCGCGCTTCCATCGCCGCTCCGGTGCCACCATGTTCTACATAACCCACGACCAGTCCGAAGCTCTGGCCCTGGCTGACCGGGTGGCCGTCATGGACAAGGGGCGGATCGCCCAGTTCGCAACGCCCAGCACCCTCTATCTGGAACCGACCAACGAAATGGTGGCCGGCTTCATCGGCGAGGGCAAACTGATGGACGTCTCCAATCTCACGCCGGGCAATGATGGCAGGGCCCACGCCCACCTGTTCGGCCAGCCGATCCGGCTGCGCTGTGCCGAAGATGCCCGCGCCCGCCCCGAGGCCCGGATTTCCTTCCATCCCTCCGACCTGTCACTGGCCGACGCCGGTGCCGGTATTCCGGCCACCGTCAAGCGCATCACCTATCGAGGCGATCATCTGAGGGCCGAAGTCGCTCCGGATCCGGCCCCGGATATCTCGCTCACCCTGAATGTCATGCCCCCCTTCTGCATTGAGCAGGGGCAGCATGTCTCCATCGCCCTTAACGATGGATGGGTCCTGCCCGACCCGCATTTTGCCTGA
- a CDS encoding ABC transporter substrate-binding protein yields the protein MRTLTLAALALMAATAAHAETTITLYTSQAPEQAQETVDAFEKANPDIRVNWTRNGTSALMNVMRAEIEAGQVQADVLLVADPINLGLLKAQDQLLAYKEAPIADYDKATYDKDMTFFGTKGITTGIAYNTNNAKPVKKWADLLTEENRGQIAVPSPLYSGAALNHLHALISDESIGWSFYEGLAKLDIAPEGGNGPATKAVASGMAKYAILVDANALRAKAQGSPIDYIAPEDGVSFIGEPVAILKSSKHVAEAKKFVDFLLSREGQELVSKQGNLPLLSSVASPEGFPALSSMKLLGYDVDAAVKANEEVRAKFADIFGM from the coding sequence ATGCGTACCCTTACTCTTGCTGCCCTTGCCCTCATGGCAGCAACGGCAGCCCATGCCGAAACCACCATCACCCTTTACACCAGCCAGGCTCCCGAGCAGGCTCAGGAAACCGTTGACGCCTTCGAAAAGGCCAACCCGGACATCAGGGTCAACTGGACCCGCAACGGCACCTCCGCCCTGATGAACGTCATGCGCGCCGAAATCGAAGCCGGTCAGGTGCAGGCCGACGTCCTGCTGGTTGCCGACCCGATCAACCTCGGCCTGCTGAAGGCACAGGATCAGCTGCTGGCCTACAAGGAAGCCCCGATCGCCGACTATGACAAGGCAACTTACGACAAGGACATGACCTTCTTCGGCACCAAGGGCATCACCACCGGTATTGCTTACAACACCAACAACGCCAAGCCGGTGAAGAAATGGGCCGACCTGCTGACCGAAGAGAACCGCGGCCAGATCGCCGTGCCAAGCCCGCTCTATTCCGGAGCAGCCCTCAACCACCTGCATGCGCTGATCAGCGACGAATCAATCGGCTGGAGCTTCTATGAAGGTCTCGCCAAGCTCGACATCGCCCCGGAAGGCGGCAACGGACCGGCAACCAAGGCCGTTGCGTCCGGCATGGCCAAATATGCCATTCTGGTAGACGCCAACGCCCTGCGTGCCAAGGCTCAGGGCTCGCCAATCGACTATATTGCCCCGGAAGACGGCGTGTCCTTCATCGGCGAACCGGTTGCCATCCTGAAAAGCTCCAAGCATGTTGCCGAAGCCAAGAAATTCGTCGACTTCCTGCTGTCCAGAGAAGGGCAGGAACTGGTTTCCAAACAGGGCAACCTGCCGCTTCTGTCCAGCGTTGCCAGCCCGGAAGGCTTCCCGGCCCTCTCCTCCATGAAGCTGCTCGGCTATGATGTCGACGCCGCAGTCAAGGCGAACGAAGAGGTTCGTGCCAAATTCGCCGACATCTTTGGAATGTAA
- a CDS encoding iron ABC transporter permease has protein sequence MSDLALKQERPARAFRLSRLKPSGEMRLILCLALFVGLLSIAPLGRLVYAAFFTDGTLDLDRIAHVLGGRRVLQATGNTIWISLTSTLLASLIGTLAALLVGMTDMKARTAWVFGFVLPLMIPPQVTALAWVQSFSPASPLLAPLGLTLEPGMRHPLYSSWGIILLLGLYNAPLVFLSVRASLRRVPANLLEAAQSAGAKPLPVIIDIILPLVRSGIFAGAALAFVSSIGNFGIQAMLGIPARVPTLITMIYQRLNSYGPSALNDMALLALLLAVLTIIGMTITGWLGRQGDQRVDGASLTLRLTLGRWHLPVATMAWGYLAAVLVLPLSALAGSALVRGYGQPLNLDTITFENFRNALFQHEGIREAFATSFLLTGLTVFILIPVSIALGYFLVWRSGLLSRLLHLASELAYALPGIIIGVAMILFFLRPLPFIDVSIYGTIWVIFAAYLSNYLALALRPILGGFAQVDRSLNEAAQIAGAGILSRLRDIVLPVLAPSAAAAAILVFMTAINEIQTSVLLVSSRAQTIGPMIIFLEEAGSSTLAAAVGCLMVLLILTLMLVSLCFSKYLPKGVLPWRD, from the coding sequence GTGTCAGATCTCGCACTAAAACAGGAACGCCCCGCGCGGGCGTTCCGCTTGTCGCGTCTCAAGCCCTCTGGCGAGATGCGCCTGATCCTCTGCCTTGCCCTGTTTGTCGGCCTGTTGTCCATCGCGCCGCTGGGGCGCTTGGTCTATGCGGCCTTCTTCACCGATGGAACGCTGGACCTTGACCGCATCGCCCATGTGCTTGGCGGTCGCCGCGTGCTTCAGGCAACGGGCAACACCATCTGGATTTCGCTGACCTCGACGCTGCTTGCCAGCCTTATCGGTACACTGGCCGCGCTGCTCGTCGGCATGACCGACATGAAGGCCCGCACCGCCTGGGTGTTCGGCTTCGTGCTGCCGCTGATGATCCCGCCACAGGTCACCGCCCTTGCCTGGGTGCAGTCCTTCTCGCCCGCCAGCCCACTGCTCGCGCCCCTTGGGCTCACCCTTGAGCCGGGTATGCGCCATCCGCTCTATTCCTCCTGGGGGATCATCCTGCTGCTTGGTCTTTATAACGCGCCGCTGGTCTTCCTGTCCGTGCGAGCCAGCCTCAGGCGGGTTCCTGCCAATCTGCTGGAAGCCGCCCAGAGCGCCGGAGCAAAACCCCTTCCCGTCATTATCGACATCATCCTGCCGCTGGTTCGCAGTGGCATCTTCGCCGGGGCCGCACTGGCCTTTGTCTCGTCCATCGGCAATTTCGGCATTCAGGCCATGCTGGGCATTCCCGCCCGCGTGCCAACCCTCATCACCATGATTTACCAGCGCCTCAACAGCTACGGCCCATCCGCCCTCAATGACATGGCGCTGCTGGCCCTGCTGTTGGCAGTTCTGACCATCATCGGCATGACCATCACCGGATGGTTGGGCCGACAGGGTGACCAGCGGGTCGATGGCGCCAGCCTCACGCTGCGCCTGACTCTTGGACGCTGGCACCTGCCGGTCGCCACCATGGCATGGGGCTATCTGGCCGCCGTTCTGGTGCTGCCCCTGTCGGCGCTGGCCGGATCGGCTCTCGTGCGCGGTTATGGACAGCCCCTCAACCTTGATACCATCACCTTCGAGAATTTCCGCAACGCGCTGTTCCAGCATGAGGGAATCCGCGAGGCCTTTGCCACCAGCTTCCTGCTCACGGGTCTCACGGTCTTCATCCTGATCCCCGTCTCCATCGCGCTTGGCTATTTTCTGGTCTGGCGATCAGGACTCCTGTCGCGCCTTCTGCATCTGGCCTCCGAGCTGGCCTATGCCCTGCCCGGCATCATCATCGGTGTGGCGATGATCCTGTTCTTTTTGCGCCCGCTGCCGTTCATCGATGTCAGCATCTATGGCACCATCTGGGTGATCTTCGCCGCCTATCTGTCGAACTATCTGGCCCTTGCCCTGCGGCCCATCCTTGGCGGCTTTGCCCAGGTCGACCGGTCGCTCAACGAGGCCGCTCAGATTGCCGGGGCGGGTATTCTCTCCCGCCTCAGGGATATCGTGCTGCCGGTTCTGGCGCCTTCTGCTGCCGCCGCTGCCATTCTGGTGTTCATGACCGCCATCAACGAGATCCAGACCTCGGTCCTGCTCGTCTCTTCACGTGCCCAGACCATCGGCCCGATGATCATCTTTCTCGAGGAAGCAGGGTCTTCCACCCTCGCCGCCGCTGTCGGCTGCCTGATGGTGCTGCTGATCCTGACACTGATGCTCGTCTCGCTCTGCTTCAGTAAATATCTGCCCAAGGGGGTGCTGCCATGGCGCGACTGA
- a CDS encoding MBL fold metallo-hydrolase: MARLTAISGLFRKSAALFLVEIGGRRILFDFGDGLEPGEHPDIASIGKVDALCLSHAHVDHIGSLSRLGEVGTPPVFATSRAFGHIPPQMIPDDCRAIPEYGQFDLFGHTISVGRSGHAPGGVWFHLPTDRGGFLYSGDVSVESESMPLDPMPPVATLLMDASYGDRDSALADQRQAIVKAARGGAVVCCPPAGRGADMVTALLKAGLDVKAEAVIAHEYEAAMGRSVPVVDVHTARPDDVIVTTGSNGEDGLSAELLQRQGFRFLFSSHVPKGSPAYPLIEQGKARWLEWNVHPRLGDILAWADNCRAERVIPAFLDITKAPKLVTGLGDRLALRREMEI, translated from the coding sequence ATGGCGCGACTGACGGCCATCAGCGGCCTGTTCCGCAAAAGCGCTGCGCTGTTCCTCGTCGAGATCGGCGGGCGGCGCATCCTGTTCGATTTCGGCGACGGTCTGGAGCCGGGAGAACATCCCGATATCGCCAGCATCGGCAAGGTCGACGCCCTCTGCCTCAGCCATGCCCATGTCGACCACATCGGCTCCCTGTCGCGCCTTGGCGAGGTCGGCACCCCGCCGGTCTTTGCAACAAGCAGGGCGTTCGGCCATATTCCGCCTCAGATGATACCCGATGACTGCCGGGCTATACCCGAATATGGCCAGTTCGATCTTTTTGGCCATACCATATCGGTGGGACGCAGTGGCCACGCGCCAGGTGGCGTCTGGTTTCACCTGCCGACCGATCGCGGCGGTTTTCTCTATTCCGGCGATGTCTCAGTTGAATCCGAAAGCATGCCGCTCGATCCCATGCCGCCGGTGGCTACCCTGCTGATGGACGCTTCCTACGGCGATCGCGACAGCGCTCTCGCCGATCAGCGACAGGCCATCGTCAAGGCGGCCCGAGGTGGCGCCGTTGTCTGTTGCCCGCCCGCCGGCCGGGGAGCCGACATGGTCACGGCCCTGTTGAAGGCTGGCCTTGACGTCAAGGCAGAAGCGGTGATTGCCCACGAATATGAGGCCGCCATGGGCAGGAGTGTTCCGGTGGTTGACGTACATACTGCCAGACCGGATGATGTCATCGTGACGACCGGATCGAACGGGGAAGACGGCCTGTCGGCTGAGCTGTTGCAGAGACAAGGCTTTCGCTTCCTCTTCTCCAGCCATGTGCCCAAGGGCAGCCCGGCCTATCCTCTCATCGAACAGGGAAAGGCACGCTGGCTTGAATGGAACGTCCACCCCCGCCTTGGCGACATTCTCGCCTGGGCAGACAACTGCCGGGCAGAGCGTGTCATTCCTGCCTTTCTGGACATTACCAAAGCCCCGAAGCTGGTAACCGGTCTTGGTGACCGCCTCGCCCTTCGGCGGGAAATGGAGATTTGA
- a CDS encoding protein phosphatase: protein MNTNLPHHGLPADVDATEAKEDAQTVLIPIVEGYGPHQKTLYLGNLTAAEDADALMAADITESLNVSINIFPLPLVLPDGTNIRRTQIGMIDGPGNSPWLLASAVMALEGMMHGYIVGKPHYPQHHCGNILLHCRGGRSRSVTVLALWLATFCPERFASFEAAITFLRQLRPLPQSYPLPGMMALADAVITHQLLARRTQET, encoded by the coding sequence TTGAACACCAACCTCCCCCATCACGGTCTGCCAGCAGATGTCGACGCGACCGAAGCTAAAGAAGACGCACAGACTGTCCTGATCCCAATCGTTGAGGGATACGGCCCGCATCAAAAGACGCTCTATCTGGGCAACCTCACCGCAGCAGAAGACGCAGATGCGCTGATGGCAGCCGACATCACCGAAAGCCTCAATGTCTCGATCAACATCTTCCCGTTGCCGCTGGTCCTGCCCGATGGCACCAACATTCGCCGCACCCAGATAGGCATGATCGACGGACCGGGCAACAGTCCCTGGCTGCTGGCCTCTGCCGTCATGGCACTGGAGGGCATGATGCATGGCTATATCGTGGGCAAGCCCCACTATCCGCAGCATCATTGCGGCAACATCCTACTGCATTGCCGCGGTGGCCGCTCGCGCTCGGTCACCGTCCTCGCCCTGTGGCTCGCCACTTTCTGCCCCGAGCGTTTTGCCTCCTTCGAGGCTGCCATCACCTTCCTGCGCCAATTGCGCCCGCTGCCCCAGAGCTATCCATTGCCGGGCATGATGGCACTGGCAGACGCGGTGATCACCCATCAGCTGCTTGCACGCCGGACACAAGAGACCTGA
- a CDS encoding LacI family DNA-binding transcriptional regulator, translating into MNSKFISASDVAKRAGVSRSAVSRTFTSGASVSEKTRSKVMAAAEELGYKVNLLARTLHMSRSDLVGVVGKNLSSPYISAQIDALSAALSKHDLQCILVNLAEVDGDITKSVERLLEYRVRTVVLLSGAAPDEVVRICAANGTRLVLINRSVPQTIAHADLIEADSAAGGRLAAHRLIEAGCRRIAVLVSASRTHAKRARAEAFVAEVEASGIQVTQWRNGAHCYETGAEATRVLLAKPGIDGIFAVSDELALGALNTARHELGLSVPEDLSIIGFDDAPISAWSSHGLTTVRQSLSALTEATLEAVLGPANGPTSHRSIPVTLIERSSVRPKA; encoded by the coding sequence ATGAACAGCAAATTCATTTCCGCTTCCGATGTCGCAAAGCGGGCCGGGGTTTCCCGCTCGGCGGTGTCGCGCACCTTCACATCAGGCGCAAGCGTCTCGGAGAAGACCCGCAGCAAGGTCATGGCCGCCGCCGAAGAGCTCGGCTACAAGGTCAATCTCCTGGCCCGCACCCTGCACATGAGCCGCTCCGATCTGGTGGGCGTGGTGGGAAAGAATCTCTCCAGCCCCTATATTTCCGCCCAGATCGACGCCCTAAGTGCTGCCCTCAGCAAGCACGATCTGCAATGCATTCTGGTCAATCTGGCCGAAGTGGATGGCGACATCACCAAATCCGTCGAGCGGCTGCTCGAATATCGCGTCCGAACGGTAGTGCTGCTCTCGGGCGCTGCCCCGGACGAAGTGGTCCGCATCTGCGCAGCCAACGGGACGCGTCTGGTGCTGATCAACCGCTCCGTACCGCAAACCATAGCCCATGCAGATTTGATCGAGGCGGATTCAGCAGCCGGCGGTCGCCTCGCGGCCCATCGTCTGATAGAAGCGGGCTGTCGCCGCATCGCCGTTCTGGTCTCCGCCTCCCGCACCCACGCCAAGCGCGCCCGCGCCGAAGCCTTTGTTGCCGAAGTCGAAGCAAGTGGCATTCAGGTCACCCAGTGGCGCAACGGTGCCCATTGCTATGAAACCGGAGCCGAGGCTACCCGTGTCCTGCTGGCAAAGCCAGGCATCGACGGCATTTTCGCCGTCAGCGACGAGCTGGCCCTTGGCGCCCTCAACACGGCTCGCCACGAGCTGGGCCTTTCCGTGCCGGAAGACCTCTCCATCATCGGCTTTGACGACGCGCCGATTTCCGCATGGTCATCACACGGCCTGACAACCGTACGCCAGTCGCTCTCGGCGCTCACCGAAGCAACCCTTGAAGCCGTGCTTGGTCCGGCCAATGGCCCGACCTCTCACCGCAGCATCCCGGTCACACTCATCGAGCGCAGCAGCGTGCGCCCAAAAGCCTGA